Proteins found in one Cetobacterium somerae genomic segment:
- a CDS encoding nitroreductase family protein produces the protein MNFKDVISKRRSVNFFDPNRELDLKLFEDIINEAVLAPSAFNLQPWEIIAVRSTEAKEKLFTACNQPKIKEASMTLILVGDTFGYGRDNPMWNIKIDLGLKEEKVGQLINMCETVLYPTEVKRNAMAVRDVSLLAMSIMLCAKDHGVDTHPMIGFNEDKVKELFNIDEDKTVVMLLSIGYFDETKTLNPRERRLNFNEICTVV, from the coding sequence ATGAATTTTAAAGATGTTATTTCTAAAAGAAGAAGTGTTAATTTTTTTGATCCAAATAGAGAGCTTGACTTGAAACTTTTTGAAGATATTATAAATGAGGCTGTTCTTGCTCCATCAGCATTTAATCTTCAACCTTGGGAAATTATTGCTGTTCGTTCTACTGAAGCTAAAGAAAAACTTTTTACAGCTTGTAATCAACCTAAAATAAAAGAAGCTTCTATGACTTTAATTTTAGTCGGAGATACTTTTGGATATGGTCGAGACAATCCTATGTGGAATATAAAAATTGATTTAGGATTAAAAGAGGAAAAAGTTGGACAGCTTATTAATATGTGTGAAACTGTTTTATATCCTACAGAAGTTAAAAGAAACGCTATGGCTGTAAGAGATGTTTCTCTTTTAGCAATGTCAATTATGCTATGTGCAAAAGATCATGGTGTTGATACTCATCCAATGATTGGATTTAATGAAGATAAGGTAAAAGAACTTTTTAATATTGATGAAGATAAAACAGTAGTTATGCTTCTTTCAATAGGATATTTTGATGAAACTAAAACTTTAAATCCAAGAGAAAGAAGATTAAATTTCAATGAAATTTGTACAGTTGTATAA
- a CDS encoding MalY/PatB family protein gives MSFNNYVERKGSDSRKWSLEGMLEMASYVDENSIPMWVADMDFKAPDFVEKALLERVNHGVFGYNTVGDDYYNSVIFWLKNKNNWDIEKSWIVPTSGVVPALCYAIQAFTEPGDGVIVQNPVYPPFKGSVELNNRKVVNNPLKLIQDRYEIDFKDLEEKLKDSKNKMLILCNPHNPVGRVWNENELNNIVELCLKYKKIVVSDEIHSDLILFNNKFTSMGILNKKIYDYLVVCTSISKTFNLAGLKASNIIIPNNNLREKFINEMFKVAAKPVPNIFGAIGVKSCYSKAGENWLNSLLKYLEENYLFLKKYLEENLPKVKCLPIEGTYLAWIDFRELNLGEEELKNKLEKEAKIVIDGGEIFGNEGKGFIRLNFACHKSILEEALKRLEKALKN, from the coding sequence ATGAGCTTTAATAATTATGTTGAAAGAAAAGGTTCAGATTCAAGAAAATGGAGTTTAGAAGGTATGCTTGAAATGGCTTCTTATGTAGATGAGAATAGTATTCCTATGTGGGTTGCAGATATGGATTTTAAAGCTCCAGATTTCGTAGAAAAAGCTTTGTTGGAAAGAGTTAATCATGGTGTATTTGGTTATAATACAGTTGGTGACGATTACTATAATAGTGTTATATTTTGGTTGAAAAATAAGAATAATTGGGATATAGAAAAATCTTGGATAGTTCCAACAAGTGGAGTCGTTCCTGCCTTATGTTATGCAATTCAAGCATTCACTGAACCTGGAGATGGAGTAATAGTTCAAAATCCAGTATATCCACCGTTCAAAGGATCTGTAGAGTTAAACAATAGAAAAGTGGTAAATAATCCATTAAAATTGATTCAGGATAGATATGAAATAGATTTTAAAGATTTAGAAGAAAAATTGAAAGACTCAAAAAATAAAATGTTAATTTTATGCAATCCTCATAATCCAGTCGGAAGAGTTTGGAATGAAAATGAATTAAATAATATTGTAGAGTTGTGTTTAAAATATAAAAAAATAGTAGTTTCAGATGAGATACATAGTGATTTAATACTATTTAATAATAAATTTACATCAATGGGAATTTTAAATAAGAAAATTTATGACTATTTAGTTGTTTGTACATCAATAAGTAAAACATTTAATTTAGCAGGTTTAAAAGCATCAAATATAATAATACCTAATAATAATTTAAGAGAAAAATTTATAAATGAAATGTTTAAAGTGGCTGCTAAGCCGGTACCAAATATTTTTGGAGCAATTGGAGTTAAAAGTTGTTATTCGAAAGCAGGTGAGAATTGGTTAAATAGTTTATTGAAATATCTTGAAGAGAACTATTTATTTCTAAAAAAATATTTAGAAGAGAATCTACCAAAAGTAAAATGTTTACCAATAGAAGGAACATATTTAGCTTGGATAGATTTTAGAGAGTTAAATTTAGGTGAGGAAGAATTAAAAAATAAATTAGAAAAAGAAGCTAAGATTGTTATTGATGGTGGAGAGATATTTGGAAATGAAGGAAAAGGATTTATAAGACTAAATTTTGCATGTCACAAATCGATTTTAGAAGAAGCATTGAAAAGACTAGAAAAAGCATTAAAAAATTAG
- a CDS encoding GNAT family N-acetyltransferase has product MNVILGIIFFILGSLVVYIFQRKKYKKMTEEDFVCEVVQKAFIREKFSDHNEHKLVRELLKSDAFIKDLSLTAKFKGMIVGYILFTKVKVGNDTLLTLAPLAVLPRFQKKGIGKSLVEKGHKIAKELGYKGIVVLGHADYYKKFGYEPASKWGIKCPIEVPDENFMAIELYPGALSNVKGTVEYPKEFGIN; this is encoded by the coding sequence ATGAACGTAATATTAGGAATTATATTTTTTATTTTAGGAAGTTTAGTTGTTTATATTTTTCAAAGAAAAAAATATAAAAAAATGACAGAAGAAGATTTTGTTTGTGAGGTAGTACAAAAGGCTTTTATAAGAGAAAAATTTTCAGATCATAATGAACATAAGTTAGTGAGGGAATTATTAAAAAGCGATGCTTTTATAAAAGATTTATCATTGACAGCAAAATTTAAAGGTATGATAGTAGGTTATATTCTTTTTACAAAAGTTAAGGTAGGAAATGATACATTGTTAACTTTAGCTCCATTAGCAGTATTACCAAGATTTCAAAAAAAGGGTATTGGTAAAAGCTTGGTAGAAAAAGGTCATAAAATAGCTAAAGAGTTAGGATATAAAGGAATTGTTGTTTTAGGTCATGCAGATTACTATAAAAAATTTGGTTATGAACCAGCTTCAAAATGGGGAATAAAATGTCCTATAGAAGTACCAGATGAGAACTTTATGGCAATTGAATTATATCCAGGAGCTCTAAGTAATGTAAAAGGTACAGTTGAATATCCTAAAGAATTTGGAATAAATTAG